A genomic stretch from Oreochromis niloticus isolate F11D_XX linkage group LG11, O_niloticus_UMD_NMBU, whole genome shotgun sequence includes:
- the LOC109199208 gene encoding uncharacterized protein LOC109199208, producing MLSPLLNDLKTLEEVGVYIETLGECLKGTVYSVVADNLAAHGLAGFNESFRSTYFCRFCHATQTEMQTENAVTGNYAMRTKDAHDNLVQELQNDDIEENYGVKNTCVLSDHLSFFHPVTGFPPDLLHDLFEGVIPVELAHCLKGLISKRYFTLEDLNRAILRFPYQHSDKVDRPHPIPSNFARRGTIGGNGHENHALLRLLPFLIGSKVPERDTFWEVLMDLKDVVQLAMSHTFSDETIQYMACKILDHRQLFQEVFPNVRFRPKHHYIEHYPHLIKCFGPLVHLWTMRFEGKHKVFKKIIHDTHNYKNVLKTLAERHQSMMAFYLSSSKFFKPPVQTSKMESLYISSLPADTQSFISGIADSDTIYATKKVTINGTNFAIGMFVCTGAYAALPEFKEILNVLLIRNNIYFLLKDYDTHYVEHLRSYEVAENQQRGLRHSVKSLCQLSDHMPHFAYKIANEVILTTNHFIPVSD from the coding sequence ATGTTGTCACCACTCTTAAATGATCTGAAAACTCTTGAAGAAGTAGGTGTCTACATTGAGACTCTTGGTGAATGTCTTAAAGGCACTGTCTACTCTGTTGTGGCAGACAACCTTGCTGCCCATGGACTTGCTGGTTTCAATGAGAGTTTCAGGTCTACATATTTCTGTAGGTTTTGTCATGCCACCCAAACAGAaatgcaaacagaaaatgctGTTACAGGGAATTATGCAATGAGAACAAAAGATGCTCATGATAATCTTGTGCAAGAGCTTCAGAATGATGACATTGAGGAAAACTATGGTGTTAAAAACACCTGTGTTCTTTCTGACCATCTCTCTTTCTTCCATCCTGTCACAGGCTTCCCACCTGACCTCCTACACGACCTGTTTGAAGGTGTCATTCCAGTGGAGTTGGCACATTGTTTAAAAGGTTTGATTTCTAAGAGATATTTTACCTTAGAAGACTTAAACAGAGCAATTCTGCGCTTTCCATACCAACATTCTGACAAAGTTGATCGCCCTCATCCAATACCCTCAAATTTTGCCAGGCGAGGGACCATTGGTGGGAACGGGCATGAAAATCATGCCCTTCTTAGACTGTTGCCTTTTCTCATTGGCTCCAAAGTTCCAGAAAGAGACACTTTTTGGGAAGTGCTAATGGATTTAAAGGACGTAGTTCAGCTTGCCATGTCTCATACTTTTAGTGACGAGACCATTCAGTACATGGCCTGTAAAATATTAGATCACAGACAACTCTTTCAGGAAGTGTTTCCTAATGTTCGATTCAGGCCAAAGCATCATTACATCGAGCATTACCCGCACTTAATAAAGTGCTTTGGTCCCTTAGTTCATCTTTGGACAATGAGATTTGAGGGAAAGCACAaggttttcaaaaaaataattcatgacACTCACAACTACAAAAATGTACTAAAAACTTTGGCAGAGAGACATCAAAGCATGATGGCATTTTATTTGTCCTCATCAAAGTTTTTCAAACCACCTGTGCAAACATCCAAAATGGAGTCTTTGTACATTTCATCATTACCTGCAGATACACAATCATTTATttcaggtattgctgacagtgacACAATATATGCAACAAAAAAGGTTACAATTAATGGCACAAACTTTGCAATTGGCATGTTTGTATGCACAGGTGCTTATGCTGCATTGCCAGAGTTCAAAGAGATTCTTAATGTACTGCTCATCAGAAACaacatttattttctcttgaaAGACTATGACACTCATTACGTTGAGCACTTGCGTTCATATGAAGTAGCAGAGAATCAACAGAGGGGTCTCCGTCACAGTGTAAAATCTCTGTGCCAACTGTCTGACCACATGCCGCATTTTGCTTACAAGATAGCAAATGAAGTCATTCTAACAACAAACCATTTCATTCCAGTGTCTGACTAA